The proteins below are encoded in one region of Tomitella fengzijianii:
- the epsC gene encoding serine O-acetyltransferase EpsC, which yields MGLWGLSAAVREDLAAARAHDPAARGDVENALVYSGLHAIWAYRAAHAMWRRPVLRAPARLLSQLVRGLTGIEIHPAARIGRRFFIDHGMGVVIGETAEIGDDVMIYHGVTLGGTSLERAKRHPTLGDRVTVGAGAKILGPVTIGADSAVGANAVVTRDAPADSIVVGIPAQARPRKPAQHEPLVDPTSYIDPAMYI from the coding sequence GTGGGCTTGTGGGGCCTGTCGGCGGCGGTACGCGAGGACCTGGCCGCGGCCCGCGCGCACGACCCGGCCGCGCGCGGCGACGTGGAGAATGCGCTGGTCTATTCGGGCCTGCACGCGATCTGGGCGTACCGGGCGGCGCACGCGATGTGGCGCCGGCCGGTGCTGCGGGCGCCGGCGCGGCTGCTCTCGCAGCTGGTGCGGGGGCTCACCGGCATCGAGATCCATCCGGCGGCGCGGATCGGCCGCCGCTTCTTCATCGACCACGGCATGGGCGTGGTGATCGGCGAGACGGCGGAGATCGGCGACGACGTGATGATCTACCACGGCGTCACGCTGGGCGGCACGTCGCTCGAGCGCGCCAAGCGGCATCCCACGCTGGGCGACAGGGTCACCGTCGGTGCCGGCGCGAAGATCCTGGGCCCGGTGACGATCGGGGCGGACAGCGCGGTGGGCGCCAACGCGGTGGTCACGCGGGACGCCCCGGCCGACTCCATCGTCGTCGGCATCCCGGCGCAGGCCCGCCCGCGCAAGCCCGCGCAGCATGAGCCGCTGGTGGACCCCACGAGCTACATCGACCCGGCGATGTACATCTGA
- a CDS encoding flavin-containing monooxygenase, with protein MEMHARVAVIGAGQAGLSAAHHLLRRGLGRDALVVCDANPGPGGAWRHRWPTLTLSTVNGVHDLPGMPFAEVLGAGQDPLSVPAAEAVPRYYSAYEEREGIAVRRPVRAHCVSDGGGGVGGAFRVEATGPDGPLVIHAAGLVNATGSWERPFIPHYPGAERFRGRQMHTKDYRGPEELAGRRVVVVGGGISAVDILTEVSAVADTLWVTRTPPRFSDEPFTPEVGRRAVARVEDRVRRGLPPGSVVSVTGIPWNPRYREAEERGALARRPMFTSITEDGVRWGGQQEEQRADVIVWATGFRSSLDHLAPLRLRGPGGGITMTGRLATQVQGRPRLHLVGYGPSASTIGANRAGRAVAAELLDALSVDTGGRGSGE; from the coding sequence GTGGAGATGCATGCCCGGGTGGCCGTCATCGGCGCGGGTCAGGCGGGGCTGTCCGCCGCCCACCATCTGCTGCGGCGGGGGCTGGGCCGCGACGCGCTGGTGGTGTGCGACGCGAACCCGGGCCCCGGCGGGGCCTGGCGGCACCGTTGGCCCACCCTCACTCTGAGCACCGTCAACGGGGTGCACGATCTGCCGGGCATGCCGTTCGCCGAGGTGCTCGGGGCGGGACAGGACCCGTTGTCGGTGCCGGCGGCGGAAGCGGTGCCGCGCTACTACTCCGCGTACGAGGAGCGAGAGGGCATAGCGGTGCGGCGGCCAGTGCGCGCCCACTGCGTCAGCGACGGCGGCGGCGGTGTCGGCGGAGCGTTCCGCGTCGAGGCGACCGGGCCGGACGGACCCCTGGTGATCCACGCCGCCGGGCTGGTCAACGCCACCGGAAGCTGGGAGCGGCCGTTCATCCCGCATTACCCCGGGGCGGAGAGGTTCCGCGGGCGGCAGATGCACACCAAGGACTACCGCGGCCCGGAGGAACTGGCGGGGCGGCGGGTGGTGGTCGTGGGCGGCGGCATCTCCGCGGTGGACATCCTCACCGAGGTGTCGGCGGTGGCGGACACGCTGTGGGTGACGCGCACTCCGCCGCGGTTCTCCGACGAGCCGTTCACGCCCGAGGTGGGCCGGCGCGCCGTCGCCCGCGTGGAGGACCGGGTGCGGCGGGGCCTGCCTCCCGGGTCGGTGGTCTCGGTGACGGGCATCCCCTGGAACCCGCGGTACCGCGAGGCCGAGGAGCGCGGGGCGCTGGCCCGGCGGCCGATGTTCACGTCGATCACCGAGGACGGGGTGCGGTGGGGCGGGCAGCAGGAAGAGCAGCGCGCCGACGTCATCGTGTGGGCCACGGGTTTCCGCAGTTCGCTCGATCACCTGGCCCCGCTGCGGTTGCGCGGACCCGGCGGCGGGATCACGATGACCGGCCGCCTGGCCACGCAGGTGCAGGGGCGGCCGCGGCTGCACCTCGTGGGCTACGGGCCGTCGGCCAGCACCATCGGCGCCAACCGGGCCGGGCGCGCCGTGGCGGCCGAGCTGCTGGACGCGCTGTCGGTCGATACCGGCGGCCGGGGTTCCGGTGAGTAG
- the gltB gene encoding glutamate synthase large subunit has protein sequence MRQSTGTIRPGRTGLYDPANEHDACGVAFVVDMHGRRSRDIVDKALTALANLEHRGAAGAEATSGDGAGILIQVPDALMRAVAGCTLPAAGEYATGIAFLPADAAAADAAAARIDRIAADEGMTVLGWREVPVDPSSLGAMARSAMPSFRQVFLSGTAEAPLTGMDLERRAYVVRKRVESENPGGEVYFPSLSARTLVYKGMLTTPQLPEFFADLRDPRMESALGLVHSRFSTNTFPSWPLAHPFRTVAHNGEINTVIGNENWMRARETLIDTSVFARPDAPGETPDIFPTCTAGGSDTARFDEVLELLHLGGRSLPHAVLMMIPEAWQHHETMDPARKAFYEYHSALMEPWDGPASVAFTDGTVVGAVLDRNGLRPSRIWVTDDGLVVMASEVGVLDIDPARVVRRMRLQPGRMFLVDTGRGKIVDDDEIKAELAAEHPYGQWVDENVAHLADLPDHPYKYMPHERVVLRHQVFGYTEEEVSRLIRPMASTGAEALGSMGTDTPIAVLSDRPRILFDYFAQMFAQVTNPPLDAIREQLVTSLASGIGPEGDLLHAAPESTRRIVLSNPILDNDEFTKLVHVNDPDGTGEGGRFPDFRSVVVRGLYRVDDDGEGLRRALEDVRRQVSEAIADGIGIVVLSDRESDEHWAPIPSLLLTAAVHHHLVRERTRTRVGLVIESGDAREVHHMAMLVGYGAAAINPYMAFEAIDELHLRGDLPGLTRDEAVANYVKAAGKGVLKVMSKMGISTIASYTGAQLFDAVGLSRELVDEYFPGTNSRIGGIGLPQIAADVARRHALAFTDRPTERAHRELEVGGDYQWRREGEYHLFNPDTVFLLQHATRTGQYRVFKEYTKKVDDQSERLATLRGLLRFRDGVRPAVPLDEVEPVSAIVQRFSTGAMSYGSISAEAHETLAIAMNRLKARSNSGEGGEDAARFTPDGNGDLRRSAIKQVASGRFGVTSHYLTNCTDIQIKMAQGAKPGEGGQLPGGKVYPWIAEVRHSTPGVGLISPPPHHDIYSIEDLAQLIHDLKNANPQARVHVKLVSQLGVGTVAAGVSKAHADVVLVSGHDGGTGAAPLTSLKHAGGPWELGLAETQQTLLLNGLRDRISVQCDGQLKTGRDVMVAALLGAEEFGFATAPLVVSGCIMMRVCHLDTCPVGIATQNPELRGRFTGSPEFVVNFFEYIAEEVRELLAQLGFRTLEEAVGQVGMLDTAAAAEQYGTARHYKAGALDLSPILEPVLGTEDGSLYPDQDLHCTKTQDHGLDKALDNALIVQARAAIDGGGPVQITTPITNVNRTVGTMLGHEVTLAHGAEGLPDGTIDITCTGSAGNSFGAFVPRGVTLRLRGDANDYVGKGLSGGRIVVRPPADAPEEFRAQDNVIAGNVLLYGATGGEALIRGLVGERFCVRNSGATAVVEGVGDHGCEYMTGGKVVVLGPTGRNFAAGMSGGEAFVYDPDGALPGNLNDEMVELEAVEDGTADADWLRGLLVRHHVETGSSVAEYVLANWPGALAGFVKVMPRDYKRVLQAMQRAQAEGKDVNDAIMVVSNG, from the coding sequence ATGAGACAGTCGACGGGAACAATCCGGCCCGGCCGGACCGGCCTGTACGACCCCGCCAACGAGCACGACGCCTGCGGTGTCGCCTTCGTCGTCGACATGCACGGCAGGCGCAGCCGCGACATCGTGGACAAGGCGCTCACCGCGCTCGCCAACCTGGAGCACCGCGGTGCCGCAGGGGCGGAGGCCACCAGCGGCGACGGCGCCGGCATCCTCATCCAGGTGCCCGACGCGCTGATGCGCGCTGTGGCCGGCTGCACGCTCCCGGCCGCCGGCGAGTACGCCACCGGCATCGCCTTCCTCCCCGCCGACGCCGCCGCCGCGGACGCCGCCGCCGCGCGCATCGACCGGATCGCGGCCGACGAGGGCATGACGGTCCTCGGCTGGCGCGAGGTGCCCGTGGACCCGTCGAGCCTGGGCGCCATGGCGCGCTCGGCGATGCCGTCGTTCCGTCAGGTGTTCCTCAGCGGCACCGCCGAGGCGCCGCTGACCGGCATGGATCTCGAGCGCCGGGCCTACGTGGTGCGCAAGCGCGTCGAGAGCGAGAACCCCGGCGGCGAGGTGTACTTCCCCAGCTTGTCGGCGCGCACCCTGGTCTACAAGGGCATGCTCACCACCCCGCAGCTGCCGGAGTTCTTCGCCGACCTCCGCGATCCCCGGATGGAGAGCGCGCTGGGTCTGGTGCATTCGCGCTTCTCCACCAACACCTTCCCGTCCTGGCCGCTCGCGCACCCGTTCCGCACGGTGGCGCACAACGGCGAGATCAACACGGTGATCGGCAACGAGAACTGGATGCGGGCGCGCGAGACCCTCATCGACACCTCGGTGTTCGCCCGGCCGGACGCGCCCGGCGAGACCCCCGACATCTTCCCCACGTGCACGGCCGGCGGTTCGGACACCGCGCGGTTCGACGAGGTCCTCGAGCTGCTGCACCTGGGCGGGCGCAGCCTGCCGCACGCGGTGCTGATGATGATTCCGGAGGCGTGGCAGCACCACGAGACCATGGACCCGGCCCGGAAGGCCTTCTACGAGTACCACTCCGCGTTGATGGAGCCGTGGGACGGCCCGGCCTCGGTGGCCTTCACCGACGGCACCGTGGTGGGCGCTGTGCTCGACCGGAACGGCCTGCGGCCCAGCCGCATCTGGGTCACGGACGACGGCCTGGTCGTCATGGCGTCGGAGGTGGGCGTCCTCGACATCGACCCGGCGCGGGTCGTGCGCAGGATGCGTCTGCAGCCCGGCCGGATGTTCCTTGTGGACACCGGGCGCGGGAAGATCGTCGACGACGACGAGATCAAGGCCGAGCTTGCGGCGGAGCACCCCTACGGTCAGTGGGTCGACGAGAACGTCGCCCACCTGGCCGACCTGCCCGACCACCCGTACAAGTACATGCCGCACGAACGGGTGGTGCTGCGCCACCAGGTGTTCGGCTACACCGAGGAGGAGGTCTCGCGCCTGATCCGGCCCATGGCTTCCACCGGCGCGGAGGCGCTCGGATCGATGGGGACGGACACGCCCATCGCCGTGCTCTCGGACCGTCCGCGCATCCTGTTCGACTACTTCGCCCAGATGTTCGCCCAGGTGACCAACCCGCCGCTGGACGCGATCCGGGAACAGCTGGTGACCAGCCTGGCCTCGGGCATCGGGCCGGAGGGCGACCTGTTGCACGCCGCCCCGGAGTCGACCCGGCGCATCGTGCTGTCCAATCCGATCCTCGACAACGACGAGTTCACCAAGCTCGTCCACGTCAACGACCCGGACGGGACCGGCGAGGGCGGCCGGTTCCCCGACTTCCGCAGCGTCGTCGTCCGCGGCCTCTACAGGGTCGACGACGACGGCGAGGGGTTGCGTCGCGCGCTGGAGGACGTGCGCCGGCAGGTCTCGGAGGCCATCGCCGACGGCATCGGCATCGTGGTGCTCTCCGACCGCGAGTCCGACGAGCACTGGGCACCGATCCCGTCGCTGCTGCTCACCGCGGCGGTGCACCACCACCTGGTCCGGGAGCGCACGCGCACCCGGGTGGGGCTGGTCATCGAGTCGGGTGACGCACGCGAGGTGCACCACATGGCGATGCTGGTGGGCTACGGCGCGGCGGCGATCAACCCGTACATGGCATTCGAGGCGATCGACGAGCTGCACCTGCGCGGCGACCTGCCCGGGCTCACCCGCGACGAGGCGGTGGCCAACTACGTCAAGGCGGCCGGCAAGGGCGTGCTCAAGGTGATGAGCAAGATGGGCATCTCCACCATCGCCTCCTACACCGGCGCGCAGCTCTTCGACGCGGTCGGGCTGTCGCGGGAGCTCGTCGACGAGTACTTCCCGGGCACCAACTCGCGTATCGGCGGCATCGGCCTGCCGCAGATCGCTGCGGACGTGGCCCGCCGGCATGCGCTGGCGTTCACCGACCGGCCCACCGAGCGCGCGCACCGCGAGCTGGAGGTGGGCGGCGACTACCAGTGGCGCCGCGAGGGCGAGTACCACCTTTTCAACCCGGACACTGTGTTCCTTCTGCAGCACGCCACCCGCACCGGGCAGTACCGCGTGTTCAAGGAGTACACCAAGAAGGTCGACGACCAGTCCGAGCGGCTGGCCACCCTGCGCGGCCTGCTGCGGTTCCGGGACGGCGTGCGTCCCGCCGTGCCGTTGGACGAGGTGGAGCCGGTGAGCGCGATCGTGCAGCGCTTCTCCACGGGCGCGATGAGCTACGGCTCGATCTCGGCCGAGGCGCACGAGACGCTCGCCATCGCGATGAACCGGCTCAAGGCGCGCTCCAACTCGGGCGAGGGCGGCGAGGACGCCGCACGGTTCACCCCCGACGGCAACGGCGACCTGCGGCGGTCGGCCATCAAGCAGGTGGCGTCCGGACGCTTCGGCGTCACCTCGCACTACCTGACCAACTGCACCGACATCCAGATCAAGATGGCGCAGGGCGCCAAGCCGGGCGAGGGAGGCCAGCTGCCGGGCGGCAAGGTGTACCCGTGGATCGCGGAGGTCCGGCACTCCACGCCGGGCGTCGGCCTGATCTCGCCGCCGCCGCACCACGACATCTACTCGATCGAGGACCTCGCCCAGCTGATCCACGACCTCAAGAACGCGAACCCGCAGGCGCGGGTGCACGTCAAACTGGTCTCGCAGCTGGGCGTGGGCACCGTGGCGGCGGGCGTGTCCAAGGCGCACGCCGACGTGGTGCTGGTCTCGGGGCATGACGGCGGCACCGGCGCCGCGCCGCTGACTTCGCTCAAGCACGCGGGCGGCCCGTGGGAGCTGGGCCTCGCGGAGACCCAGCAGACCCTGCTGCTCAACGGGCTGCGCGACCGCATCTCGGTGCAGTGCGACGGACAGCTCAAGACCGGGCGCGACGTGATGGTCGCGGCGCTGCTGGGCGCCGAGGAGTTCGGTTTCGCCACGGCGCCGCTGGTGGTCTCGGGCTGCATCATGATGCGCGTGTGCCACCTGGACACCTGCCCGGTGGGCATCGCCACGCAGAACCCGGAGCTCCGCGGGCGGTTCACCGGCAGCCCGGAGTTCGTCGTGAACTTCTTCGAGTACATCGCGGAGGAGGTGCGCGAGCTGCTGGCGCAATTGGGCTTCCGGACCCTCGAGGAGGCGGTGGGCCAGGTCGGGATGCTCGACACGGCAGCGGCGGCGGAGCAGTACGGCACCGCCCGGCACTACAAGGCCGGCGCGCTGGACCTGAGCCCCATCCTGGAGCCCGTGCTGGGCACCGAGGACGGGTCGCTGTACCCGGACCAGGACCTGCACTGCACCAAGACGCAGGACCACGGGCTGGACAAGGCGCTCGACAACGCGCTGATCGTGCAGGCGCGTGCGGCGATCGACGGCGGCGGGCCGGTGCAGATCACCACCCCGATCACCAACGTCAACCGCACGGTGGGCACCATGCTCGGCCACGAGGTGACGCTGGCGCACGGGGCGGAGGGGCTGCCCGACGGCACCATCGACATCACGTGCACCGGCTCGGCCGGCAACAGCTTCGGCGCGTTCGTCCCGCGGGGCGTCACGCTGCGGCTGCGCGGCGACGCCAACGACTACGTCGGCAAGGGGCTTTCCGGCGGGCGCATCGTCGTCCGTCCCCCGGCGGACGCGCCCGAGGAGTTCCGCGCGCAGGACAACGTGATCGCCGGCAACGTGCTCCTCTACGGCGCCACCGGCGGCGAGGCGTTGATCCGCGGGCTGGTGGGCGAGCGCTTCTGCGTGCGCAACTCGGGCGCCACCGCCGTCGTCGAGGGAGTGGGCGACCACGGCTGCGAGTACATGACCGGCGGCAAGGTCGTCGTCCTGGGGCCCACCGGGCGCAACTTCGCGGCGGGCATGTCCGGCGGCGAGGCGTTCGTCTACGACCCGGACGGCGCGCTGCCCGGCAACCTCAACGACGAGATGGTCGAACTCGAGGCCGTCGAGGACGGCACGGCCGACGCGGACTGGCTGCGCGGCCTGCTGGTGCGCCACCACGTGGAGACCGGCTCGAGCGTGGCCGAGTACGTGCTGGCCAACTGGCCGGGCGCGCTGGCGGGCTTCGTCAAGGTGATGCCCCGCGACTACAAGCGGGTGCTGCAGGCCATGCAGCGTGCGCAGGCCGAAGGCAAAGATGTGAACGACGCGATCATGGTGGTGTCCAATGGGTGA
- a CDS encoding glutamate synthase subunit beta — MGDIRGFMKYERSVPARRPVPLRLMDWREVYEPSDPDELKTQASRCMDCGVPFCHDGCPLGNLIPEWNELVTKGDWRAASERLHATNNFPDFTGRLCPAPCESACVLGINRDPVTIKQVEHDIVDTAFDEGWIKPMLPAKSTGKRVAVVGSGPSGLAAAQQLTRAGHDVTVFERADRIGGLLRYGIPEFKMEKHHIDRRLAQMAAEGTRFETNVNVGVDEDGALPLEQLKERFDAVVLAVGSTTGRDLPAPGRELDGIHQAMEYLPHSNRVQEGDVAVPAIDAKGKSVVIIGGGDTGADCLGTALRQGAASVHQFEIMPRPPETRADSTPWPTYPLMYRVSSAHEEGGERVFSVNTEEFVGEDGRLTGLRYHEVESVDGKFQQVEGTNAVLDCELVLLAMGFTGPEREGLLDGLGVQYTARGNVARGAEAGEDWSGGSDWATSADGVFVAGDAGRGQSLIVWAIAEGRSCAAAVDAYLTGASDLPAPVRTTDVAMRAPAV; from the coding sequence ATGGGTGATATCCGAGGCTTCATGAAGTACGAGCGGTCCGTGCCCGCGCGTCGCCCCGTACCGCTGCGGCTGATGGACTGGCGCGAGGTCTACGAGCCGTCCGACCCGGACGAGCTCAAGACGCAGGCGAGCCGGTGCATGGACTGCGGCGTGCCGTTCTGCCACGACGGGTGCCCCCTGGGCAACCTGATCCCGGAGTGGAACGAACTGGTCACCAAGGGCGACTGGCGCGCGGCCAGCGAGCGTCTGCACGCCACCAACAACTTCCCCGACTTCACGGGGCGGCTGTGCCCGGCGCCGTGCGAATCGGCGTGCGTGCTCGGCATCAACCGGGACCCGGTGACGATCAAGCAGGTCGAACACGACATCGTCGACACCGCCTTCGACGAGGGCTGGATCAAGCCGATGCTGCCCGCGAAGTCGACGGGCAAGCGGGTGGCCGTGGTGGGGTCCGGCCCGTCCGGGCTCGCCGCCGCGCAGCAGCTCACCCGCGCCGGCCACGACGTCACGGTGTTCGAGCGGGCCGACCGCATCGGCGGATTGCTGCGCTACGGCATCCCCGAGTTCAAGATGGAAAAGCACCACATCGACCGCAGGCTTGCGCAGATGGCCGCGGAGGGTACCCGCTTCGAGACCAACGTGAACGTGGGCGTCGATGAGGACGGCGCGCTGCCGCTGGAACAGCTCAAGGAGCGTTTCGACGCGGTGGTGCTGGCGGTCGGTTCGACCACCGGCCGCGACCTTCCCGCGCCGGGCCGTGAGCTCGACGGCATCCATCAGGCGATGGAGTACCTGCCGCACTCCAACCGGGTGCAGGAGGGTGACGTCGCGGTCCCCGCGATCGACGCGAAGGGCAAGAGCGTCGTCATCATCGGCGGCGGCGACACGGGCGCCGACTGCCTGGGCACCGCACTGCGCCAGGGCGCGGCCTCGGTGCACCAGTTCGAGATCATGCCGCGTCCGCCGGAGACGCGAGCCGACTCGACGCCGTGGCCCACCTACCCGCTGATGTATCGCGTGTCCTCGGCCCACGAGGAGGGCGGCGAGCGGGTGTTCTCCGTGAACACCGAGGAGTTCGTCGGCGAGGACGGCAGGCTCACCGGGCTGCGCTATCACGAGGTGGAGTCGGTGGACGGGAAGTTCCAGCAGGTCGAGGGCACGAACGCGGTGCTCGACTGCGAGCTCGTCCTGCTGGCGATGGGGTTCACCGGGCCCGAGCGTGAGGGGCTGCTCGACGGGCTCGGCGTGCAGTACACGGCGCGGGGCAACGTGGCGCGCGGCGCGGAGGCGGGCGAGGACTGGTCCGGCGGCAGCGACTGGGCCACCAGCGCAGACGGCGTCTTCGTGGCCGGCGACGCGGGGCGCGGACAGTCGCTGATCGTGTGGGCGATCGCCGAGGGGCGCTCGTGCGCGGCGGCCGTCGACGCGTACCTGACCGGCGCCTCGGACCTGCCCGCACCGGTGCGGACCACGGACGTCGCGATGCGCGCGCCCGCCGTGTAG